One genomic region from Drosophila busckii strain San Diego stock center, stock number 13000-0081.31 chromosome 3R, ASM1175060v1, whole genome shotgun sequence encodes:
- the LOC108604634 gene encoding pre-mRNA-splicing factor RBM22, translating to MSMSKTTNTYNRQNWEDAEFPILCQTCLGDNPYVRMIKERFGKECKICTRPFTIFRWCPGARMRFKKTEVCQTCARIKNVCQTCLLDLEYGLPIQVRDAALKVADNLPQSDVNKEYYIQNIDAQLQDGDGTEAAGAVGRSLAANDMLTKLARTAPYYKRNRPHICSFWVKGECKRGEECPYRHDKPNEPDDPLCEQNIKDRYYGRNDPVAEKIMKRAASLPVLEPPEDRNITTLYVGNLPEEITEPELRDQFYQYGEIRSIALVPRQTCAFVQYTKRSAAELAAERTFNKLVLHGRKSSIKWAHSQAKQGAAVKTDRRFDVAGIPPPSAKPNDYFNLRQEQINVMPAGMKLHQLPANLVPASAYQMYSQPSYAAPYSGLDGAADGEGAASTSTSGGNIDVIPPPPGQMAYPSQDASRMGALKK from the coding sequence ATGTCTATGTCAAAGACGACCAATACGTACAACAGACAAAATTGGGAAGATGCCGAGTTCCCCATTCTCTGCCAGACCTGCCTGGGTGACAATCCATACGTGCGTATGATAAAGGAGCGCTTTGGCAAGGAATGCAAAATCTGCACGCGTCCATTCACTATATTTCGTTGGTGTCCCGGCGCAAGAATGCGCTTCAAAAAGACTGAGGTTTGTCAGACGTGTGCGCGTATCAAAAACGTGTGTCAAACATGCCTGCTGGATCTGGAGTACGGACTTCCTATACAAGTACGTGACGCAGCGCTGAAAGTGGCTGACAATCTGCCGCAGAGTGACGTGAACAAGGAGTactacatacaaaatatagATGCACAGCTGCAGGATGGCGATGGCACTGaagctgctggtgctgttggACGCTCACTGGCGGCCAACGATATGCTGACTAAACTGGCGCGTACAGCTCCGTACTACAAGCGCAACAGACCGCACATCTGTTCGTTCTGGGTGAAGGGTGAGTGCAAACGTGGCGAGGAGTGTCCCTATCGGCATGACAAGCCCAACGAGCCCGATGATCCACTGTGCGAGCAAAACATTAAGGATCGTTACTATGGCCGAAATGATCCAGTGGCTGAGAAAATAATGAAGCGTGCTGCCTCATTACCTGTACTGGAGCCGCCCGAGGATCGCAACATTACTACGCTCTACGTGGGTAATTTACCCGAGGAGATTACCGAACCAGAGCTGCGTGATCAATTCTATCAATATGGCGAAATACGTTCCATTGCACTTGTGCCGCGCCAAACGTGTGCCTTTGTGCAATACACAAAACGCAGTGCTGCTGAACTTGCCGCCGAGCGCACCTTCAACAAGCTGGTACTGCACGGACGCAAGAGCAGCATTAAATGGGCGCATTCGCAGGCCAAACAAGGTGCAGCCGTCAAAACGGATCGTCGCTTTGATGTGGCTGGTATACCGCCACCTAGCGCTAAGCCAAATGATTACTTTAATCTGCGTCAGGAGCAAATCAATGTAATGCCAGCAGGAATGAAGCTGCATCAGCTGCCCGCTAACTTGGTGCCAGCTTCGGCGTACCAAATGTACTCTCAGCCAAGCTATGCAGCGCCCTACAGCGGACTGGATGGTGCTGCAGATGGTGAAGGCGCAGCATCGACAAGTACCTCAGGTGGAAATATCGATGTCATTCCACCACCACCTGGTCAAATGGCTTATCCAAGTCAGGATGCCAGCCGCATGGGTGCACTGAAGAAATAG